The Sporosarcina ureae genomic sequence TAGCGTTAAAACAAATCCTCTATCTACTGATCTACTTCGCACTAGCGCTTGTAGCAGGACTTGGATTGAAAAAGTTCTTCAATAAATCGAGTGATAAGTTTATTGAGAAGGCGAAGGAAAGTAATATTGTGATGTGATGGAATGAAAGAGAGACTGCACTAGAAGTCATGTAGATCGTGACCAATTCTAGTGCAGTTTTTTTTGTGTTTTGAAGAGTTGGGGAGGGGCTGGGCCCAAGTGGAATGACATCGAGACAAACAAGTCGAATACTACGCGATTACGGATTATCGGCTCAACAAAAGGAGCTGCCACCAATTGGAACAGCTCTCTCAATCCTATAGTATTTACATCAAATCCCAAACGGTCTTAATAATATCATCGCATTTCACAAATAGTGAACTCTCTAAAACAAATGTATGCAGAGTACCATCTTTTAACTCCACGGTAATTCCGTTCGGCACAATACCTAACACGAAGGAAGAGTCTATATTATTGATGTCGGAAATATTGAATTCCAAAATATCTCTTTGAAAATGCATATTGCGTGGCTGGAAGATGAAGCGCTGATTTGTAATAAATAAGTTGCCACTGACGTAATCTATACTCTTTCGCAAGTCCACAGGTAATTCATATTGGACTTTTTCGTTTTCTCGAGAATTCGTCATGCAGATCTCTCCTCTATGGATTTTATCTATGACTCTATTTTCATTTTACCTCTATAGATATGTATAGACAAGACATCTTGATTTGCTTAAACGCTCTATGTCCGTCGGTATCCGCTCATTCCCAGTCCGCGAGCGCTCAATGTGCTGTCTTGAGTGCTCTATCGCCCGCGTTATCCGCTCATTCCCAGTCCGCGCGCGCTCAATGTGTTGATTTAAGCGCTCTATCGCCCGCGCCATCCGCTCATTCCCAGTCCGCGAGTGCTCAATGTGCTGATTTAAGCGCTCTATCGCCCGCGCTATCCGCTCATTCCCAGTCCGCGCGCGCTCAATGTGCTGTCTTAAGTGCTCTATCGCCCGCGTTATCCGCTCATTCTCAGTCCGCGCGCGCTCAATGTGTTGTCTTGAGTGCTCTATCGCCCGCGTTATCCGCTCATTCCCAGTCCGCGCGCGCTCAATGTGTTGATTTAATCGCTCTATCACCCGCGCCATCCGCTCTATCTAACCCAATATTTGCTCAATAAACCACGCTGAAAGCAAAACTACTTCCCTATTGACACTAAAAAACTCCGTCTGTTATCATTATGTGTAACCGGTACCACATAGAACAGAATGTAGGTGAAATAGTTGGCAAATATACGGGATGTAGCTAAAGCCGCTGGAGTTTCGGTAGCGACTGTTTCACGCTATTTAAATAATAAAGGATACATAAGTGAAGAGGCGAAACGCGTGATTGCTGAGGCGGTTGAGGAGTTGAATTATCAGCCGAGTATGATTGCGCGTTCGCTTAGTACGAAACAATCTACGTTTATTGGGTTGATTGTTCCAGATATCGTCAATCCGTTTTTCCCGGAACTGGCGCGTGCGATTGAAGATGTTGCGTTGGCGTACGGATACACGGTGATTCTGTGTAACTCGGATGAAGATTTGGAGAAAGAAATTAATTATGTGAAGACGCTGCAACAGAAATATGTGGCGGGTTTCATTGTCGCGACGAGTCACGCAGAAGCGGAACATTACATGGGATTGGATATACCCATCGTAGCAATTGACCGAAGAATTCATTCGTCGATACCGTATATTGCGACGGATAACCGCGAAGGTGCTCGTATAGGAACAGAGCATTTACTGGAGAGCGGCTGTAAAAACATTCTTTGTATGCGAGGACCTTCCGGATTAGGTCCTGCAGATGATCGATTTGCTGGGTTCAATGATGCGGTGAAGGGGAAGGATATCCATACACATATTATTGAATGTCCATTTCAGTTCGATGTAGCGGAGACCATGGTGAAAAAGGTATTGGCAGAAGTATCGATTGATGGAATTTTTGCGAGTAGTGATGTGACGGCAGCAGGCGCAATGAAAGCGGCCTATTCAGCAGGTATTCATGTACCCAGTCAGCTTCAAATTGTTGGATATGACGGAACGATGCTTGCGAGCCAATTAACGCCAGGCTTGACGACAGTAGCACAGGACTTATATAGAATTGGCGCGATGGCAGCAAGGATGCTCATTAAATTAATTGAAGGGCAAGAGTTGACGGAGCGTGAAGTACTGATTCCGGCAGAGTTGCTCATTCGCCAAACAACAAGGAGTGAAGCATGATGATAACGGTAATTGGTAGTGCCAATATGGATTTGGTAGTTGGCACGCAGAATTTCCCAAACCAGGGCGAGACGGTTCTTGGAAATGTGTTCGATACAGTGCCAGGTGGAAAAGGCGCGAATCAGGCAATTGCTGCGGCGCGACTTGGTAGTGAAACACATATGGTTGCTTGCGTAGGAAATGATTTATTCGGTACAAGCATTGTAAATAACCTTCAACAGAATCAAGTCGGCGTCACGGGTGTAGGTACGGTGGAGGCAGCTTCAGGCATCGCGAATATATTGCTGTCAGAAGGAGATAATCGGATTATCGTCGTACCGGGCGCCAATTCATTGTTGATGCCAACTCATATTGACAAGATAGAAGACCTGATCAAGCGCAGTCAATTGGTCATGCTTCAACTTGAAATTCCGATACCTACTGTCATCTATACATTGGCGAAGTGCCAGGCGCTAGGAATTCCCGTTATGTTGAATCCTGCACCGGCGGGCGGATTCGAACTTGACATGATGCCTTCGATTACTTATTTGACACCGAATGAAACGGAATGTGAACAGATCTTCGGCATGGATATGGTCAGTGCGTTAGAAAAGTATCCGAACCGTTTAATTATTACGCTAGGTAGTGACGGTGCACGATTCTTCGATGGAGAAAAGCATGTCATCGTAGAAAGCTTTAAGACAAATGCAGTGGATACGACAGGCGCTGGCGATACGTTTAACGGAGCTCTTGCTCATGGGATTGTAGCCGGAATGAACTTGGAACGAGCAGTTCATTTTGCGAATGCGGCAGCTTCACTTTCCGTAGAAAAGTTCGGCGCACAAGGTGGCATGCCTTCATTTGAAGAAGTGGAAGCGCGTTTGGAGGAGAGCCGATGAAAAAGCACGGCATGATCAATCGCGATATTGCGGCTATGCTGGCTAAAATGGGTCATACCGATCAATTGACGATTGCAGATTGCGGCTTGCCGATTCCTGAAGGTGTTCCGTGCATCGACCTTTCTTACGCAGTAGGAAAACCAGGATTTACGGAGATTTTATTGGAACTCATGAAAGACTTTCAAGCGGAAAAAGTATATATTGCGAGCGAATTAAAAGCAGAAAACCCTACAGTCTATAATGAAATCTCACAATTACAATGTCCGATAGATGAACTAACACATGATCAATTAAAAGAACAATCCAGACAATCGAAATTTATTATTCGTACAGGAGAGGCGACACCATATGCCAATATTATCGTCCAGTCAGGCGTCATATTCTGAAAGTGGGTGTGCAGAGATGATTGCGATGAGCGGAATATCGAAAAGTTTCAATGGAAATAAAGTACTCGACAATGTGGAATTTAATGTAGTCAAAGGTGAAATCCATGCGCTCATGGGAGAGAACGGTGCAGGGAAATCGACGATGATGAAGATTTTGACAGGGATTTATACACGTGACGCAGGGGAGATCTCGGTCAAAGGTAAGAAAGTAGAGTTCAAGAACGCCAAGGAAGCTGAAGCTGCCGGAATAGCGGTCATTCATCAAGAGCTTAATATTTTACCGGACTTGACAGTTGCTGAGAACTTTTATTTAGGTAAAGAAAAGACGTTCGGGAAAAGTGGGATTTTGAAGACGAAAGAAATGAATCGTCAAGCGGAAGAAATTTTATCGAAACTAGGGCTACATGTCGATGCACGCACGATCACTCGTGAATTATCTGTCGGTAAACAGCAGATTATTGAGATCGCAAAGGCGGTTTCTTCTAATGCTGAATTAATTGTGATGGATGAGCCAACTGCAGCACTGACGGATCGAGAAATTGAAACGTTATTTACAACTGTTCGGGCATTGCAAGCTGAAGGTGTTTCATTCGTTTATATTTCACACCGGATGGAAGAAATTTTCGCGATGTGCGACCGTATTACAATTTTGCGAGACGGTCAATACGTCGGTGTGCGAAATATAAAAGACACGACGTTTGAAGAAATCGTCCAGATGATGGTCGGCCGTGAACTGGGCGAACGATTCCCAGCACGTGCGTGTGAAATAGGCGAAGTTAAATTAAAAGTAGAAAATCTCTCGCGTAGTGACTATTTTGAAGATGTCTCGTTTGAAGTGCGAAAAGGTGAAATTGTCGGTATCGCTGGATTGATGGGTGCGGGGCGTACGGAAGTCATTCAATCGATTTTCGGCTTTAAGAAACCCACTGCAGGTAAGATTTTCATTGATGGCAAGCAAGTAGTCATTTCGAATCCGTTGCAAGCGAAAAAGCTCGGTATTGGATATGTCACGGAAGACCGGAAATCGGAAGGGTTGATTCTTGATTTTTCGGTTCGGGAAAATATGTGTCTTACCAACTTCAATCGAATTTCAAATTCAGGAGTCATTCAACGAACAAAAGAAAACCAGTTATATGACACAATGTCTAAACGTCTCGGTGTTCGCACGTCTGGACCTGAACAAATCGTCAAGTCGTTGAGTGGCGGTAATCAGCAAAAGGTTGTCATCGCAAAATGGCTTGGTATT encodes the following:
- the rbsD gene encoding D-ribose pyranase translates to MKKHGMINRDIAAMLAKMGHTDQLTIADCGLPIPEGVPCIDLSYAVGKPGFTEILLELMKDFQAEKVYIASELKAENPTVYNEISQLQCPIDELTHDQLKEQSRQSKFIIRTGEATPYANIIVQSGVIF
- the rbsK gene encoding ribokinase, giving the protein MITVIGSANMDLVVGTQNFPNQGETVLGNVFDTVPGGKGANQAIAAARLGSETHMVACVGNDLFGTSIVNNLQQNQVGVTGVGTVEAASGIANILLSEGDNRIIVVPGANSLLMPTHIDKIEDLIKRSQLVMLQLEIPIPTVIYTLAKCQALGIPVMLNPAPAGGFELDMMPSITYLTPNETECEQIFGMDMVSALEKYPNRLIITLGSDGARFFDGEKHVIVESFKTNAVDTTGAGDTFNGALAHGIVAGMNLERAVHFANAAASLSVEKFGAQGGMPSFEEVEARLEESR
- a CDS encoding sugar ABC transporter ATP-binding protein, encoding MIAMSGISKSFNGNKVLDNVEFNVVKGEIHALMGENGAGKSTMMKILTGIYTRDAGEISVKGKKVEFKNAKEAEAAGIAVIHQELNILPDLTVAENFYLGKEKTFGKSGILKTKEMNRQAEEILSKLGLHVDARTITRELSVGKQQIIEIAKAVSSNAELIVMDEPTAALTDREIETLFTTVRALQAEGVSFVYISHRMEEIFAMCDRITILRDGQYVGVRNIKDTTFEEIVQMMVGRELGERFPARACEIGEVKLKVENLSRSDYFEDVSFEVRKGEIVGIAGLMGAGRTEVIQSIFGFKKPTAGKIFIDGKQVVISNPLQAKKLGIGYVTEDRKSEGLILDFSVRENMCLTNFNRISNSGVIQRTKENQLYDTMSKRLGVRTSGPEQIVKSLSGGNQQKVVIAKWLGIEPDILFLDEPTRGVDVGAKKEIYSIINELAERGVAIVMISSELPEVIGMADRVLVMHEGQLMADIPKEDMTQERIMHFATGGDKVVQD
- a CDS encoding GRAM domain-containing protein, with the translated sequence MTNSRENEKVQYELPVDLRKSIDYVSGNLFITNQRFIFQPRNMHFQRDILEFNISDINNIDSSFVLGIVPNGITVELKDGTLHTFVLESSLFVKCDDIIKTVWDLM
- a CDS encoding LacI family DNA-binding transcriptional regulator, translating into MANIRDVAKAAGVSVATVSRYLNNKGYISEEAKRVIAEAVEELNYQPSMIARSLSTKQSTFIGLIVPDIVNPFFPELARAIEDVALAYGYTVILCNSDEDLEKEINYVKTLQQKYVAGFIVATSHAEAEHYMGLDIPIVAIDRRIHSSIPYIATDNREGARIGTEHLLESGCKNILCMRGPSGLGPADDRFAGFNDAVKGKDIHTHIIECPFQFDVAETMVKKVLAEVSIDGIFASSDVTAAGAMKAAYSAGIHVPSQLQIVGYDGTMLASQLTPGLTTVAQDLYRIGAMAARMLIKLIEGQELTEREVLIPAELLIRQTTRSEA